One genomic window of Psychrobacillus sp. INOP01 includes the following:
- a CDS encoding GyrI-like domain-containing protein, with product MKDTKVIYGNKVRTNNNDSSIFSKKWEEFLQNKVNSDIYAIYSNYESDYTGDFDFMIGTEEMAGEDSITIENGDYYVWEVESNGLNSVGKAWREIWESDLPRAYKTDYEIYKQNGSIAIYLSVLPKS from the coding sequence GTGAAAGATACTAAAGTGATTTACGGAAATAAAGTTAGAACAAACAATAATGATAGTAGTATATTCTCGAAGAAGTGGGAGGAATTTTTACAGAATAAAGTAAATAGCGATATTTATGCAATCTATAGTAACTATGAAAGTGACTATACCGGTGACTTTGACTTTATGATTGGAACGGAAGAAATGGCAGGAGAAGATAGCATCACTATCGAAAATGGAGATTATTATGTTTGGGAAGTGGAATCTAATGGCCTAAATAGTGTTGGTAAGGCCTGGAGAGAAATTTGGGAAAGTGATTTACCTAGAGCTTATAAAACGGATTATGAAATTTATAAACAAAACGGAAGTATAGCCATTTATTTATCCGTTTTACCTAAGTCTTAA
- the guaA gene encoding glutamine-hydrolyzing GMP synthase produces the protein MSLTPLLKEQEKIVVLDFGSQYNQLITRRIREFGVYSELLPHTVTAEELKKINATGIIFSGGPNSVYDENAFHIDSAIYDLGVPILGICYGMQLMSQHFGGKVEKASHREYGKAEINVKNATPLFGQLPENQVVWMSHGDHVTVAPEGFEVIATSPSCEVAAMANEAKNFYAVQFHPEVRHSIYGIELIRQFVFDVCHAKGDWSMESFVEMQLQNIRQEVGDKKVLCALSGGVDSSVVAVLIHKAIGDQLTCMFVDHNLNRKGEVEQVMKTFTEGFNMNVIKIDARERFMNKLAGVSDPEKKRKIIGNEFIYVFDEEASKLDGMDFLAQGTLYTDIIESGTATAQTIKSHHNVGGLPEDMQFKLIEPLKTLFKDEVRALGLELGLDEKIVWRQPFPGPGLGIRVLGEITEEKLEIVRESDFILREEIAKAGLDRDIWQYFTVLPDIRSVGVMGDARTYDYAIGIRAVTSIDGMTSDWARIPWDVLEKVSVRLVNEVPHINRVVYDITSKPPATIEWE, from the coding sequence ATGTCTTTAACACCATTGTTAAAAGAACAAGAAAAAATTGTCGTTCTAGATTTCGGAAGTCAATATAACCAACTAATTACGCGTCGTATCCGTGAATTTGGAGTATACAGTGAACTACTTCCACATACAGTTACAGCAGAAGAATTGAAAAAAATAAATGCAACAGGAATTATCTTCTCAGGTGGTCCTAATTCAGTTTACGATGAAAATGCATTCCATATCGACTCAGCAATTTATGACTTAGGTGTGCCAATTTTAGGTATATGTTACGGTATGCAGTTAATGTCGCAGCATTTCGGTGGGAAAGTAGAAAAAGCTTCTCATAGAGAATATGGTAAAGCAGAGATCAATGTGAAAAATGCAACGCCTTTATTTGGACAACTTCCGGAAAACCAAGTTGTTTGGATGAGCCATGGAGACCATGTAACAGTAGCGCCTGAAGGCTTTGAAGTTATTGCGACTAGTCCATCTTGTGAAGTGGCTGCAATGGCAAATGAAGCGAAAAATTTCTATGCTGTACAATTCCATCCTGAAGTTAGACATTCTATTTACGGGATTGAGTTAATTCGTCAATTCGTATTTGATGTTTGTCATGCTAAAGGTGACTGGTCGATGGAAAGCTTTGTTGAAATGCAACTTCAAAACATTCGTCAAGAAGTCGGTGATAAAAAAGTTCTTTGTGCATTAAGTGGTGGAGTGGATTCCTCTGTAGTTGCGGTATTAATCCATAAAGCAATTGGTGACCAATTAACTTGTATGTTCGTAGATCATAACTTAAACCGTAAAGGTGAAGTGGAACAAGTTATGAAGACTTTCACAGAAGGCTTTAACATGAACGTCATTAAAATTGATGCTCGTGAGCGCTTCATGAATAAATTAGCTGGCGTTTCAGATCCAGAGAAAAAACGTAAAATTATCGGTAACGAGTTTATTTATGTATTCGATGAAGAAGCTTCTAAGTTAGATGGTATGGACTTCCTAGCACAAGGAACTCTTTACACAGATATTATTGAGTCTGGAACTGCAACAGCTCAAACGATCAAATCTCACCATAATGTTGGTGGACTTCCTGAAGATATGCAGTTTAAACTAATTGAGCCATTAAAAACTTTATTTAAAGATGAAGTACGCGCATTAGGATTAGAACTTGGTTTAGATGAAAAAATCGTTTGGCGTCAACCATTCCCAGGTCCTGGTCTAGGAATTCGTGTGTTAGGTGAAATTACAGAAGAAAAATTAGAAATCGTTCGTGAATCTGATTTCATCCTTCGTGAAGAAATTGCAAAAGCTGGACTTGACCGTGATATTTGGCAGTACTTCACAGTGCTTCCTGACATCCGCAGCGTTGGAGTAATGGGTGATGCACGTACATACGATTACGCAATCGGTATTCGTGCAGTAACTTCTATCGACGGAATGACTTCTGACTGGGCACGTATCCCTTGGGACGTTCTAGAAAAAGTAAGTGTTCGTTTGGTAAATGAAGTGCCACATATTAACCGCGTAGTGTATGACATTACGAGTAAACCACCAGCAACGATTGAGTGGGAATAG
- a CDS encoding transglutaminase domain-containing protein: protein MSKKTQQTILSVFIYSFVFLLMLEWLKPVIELTDTGFLDLFGWYLAISFAFYLLKLKWVYVFPIKLVYIFWVIVHIYTDLAFLSIDTFKLIWGMFVENIASLLSQDWVEVTNPFRTFLFFVLLWMTTYLLNYWMRQRKNLMLFFLFTVLFITILDTFSPYSGEKSIVIVLTSGFIILGLLYAQKMIHEQEGKLHGAFFVAGIGSLCCIVVISSTLAYALPKAGPSWPDPVPFLLSTSPNASNGDDGSGMGGATQKVGYGENDERLGGAFASDDTPVFYATAPTKQYWKIETKDTYTSKGWVNSATEPSIHRPYELGETIESDIAPGTEDASLVASIYMSQAYPFIMQPYGIEQVDSEEPITLSMNDRNQKLYSVNQGIEVPVGTYDVTYNEPMYSLKALRETVPTNLEGLSSEFDRYLQLPETLPTRVKDLASTITSRSDSLYDKAKAIERYFSLSGFSYNQDMAAIPEDDTDYVDQFLFDTKIGYCDNFSTSMVVLLRSEGIPARWVKGFAPGEVVERQNGLPVYEVTNNNAHSWVEAYFPGVGWMTFEPTIGFSNAVNLNYDVDTEKDELETPENTPEETPKKPQADKEEKEVSKGFTEILSKIAKWVSDHKALIFWTIFGLALLSMIAYRHRRKWLSKVLIPVNRMRKNDWDTFEKMYHQLLKQLDAYGMTREQGQTLSAYAKYVDASFGDSHMRKLTAEYEKGLYGNNREGINYLSMRESWENLINQLSG from the coding sequence ATGAGTAAAAAAACACAGCAAACCATACTATCTGTATTTATTTATTCATTTGTTTTTTTACTAATGTTGGAATGGTTAAAGCCAGTAATTGAACTAACAGATACGGGTTTCTTAGACTTATTTGGTTGGTATTTAGCTATCTCCTTTGCATTTTATCTATTAAAATTGAAATGGGTATATGTATTTCCCATTAAGTTAGTTTATATTTTTTGGGTAATTGTACATATCTATACAGATTTAGCTTTCTTATCAATAGATACTTTTAAGTTAATTTGGGGGATGTTCGTAGAAAATATTGCTTCTCTTTTAAGTCAAGACTGGGTAGAGGTTACGAATCCCTTTCGAACATTTTTGTTTTTTGTTTTACTATGGATGACTACTTATTTACTAAACTATTGGATGCGGCAGCGTAAAAACTTGATGTTATTCTTTTTATTTACGGTTTTATTTATAACGATTTTAGATACGTTTAGTCCATATAGTGGCGAGAAAAGTATCGTTATCGTATTAACTTCTGGGTTTATCATTTTAGGCTTGTTATATGCACAAAAAATGATACATGAGCAAGAAGGTAAGCTTCATGGGGCGTTTTTTGTGGCAGGTATTGGAAGTTTGTGCTGTATCGTGGTTATTAGTAGTACCCTTGCCTATGCGTTGCCAAAAGCAGGTCCAAGCTGGCCAGATCCAGTGCCTTTTCTATTATCTACTAGTCCAAATGCGTCGAATGGTGATGATGGAAGCGGTATGGGTGGAGCTACCCAAAAAGTTGGGTACGGGGAAAATGACGAGCGGTTAGGCGGAGCTTTCGCGAGCGATGATACTCCAGTATTTTATGCAACTGCTCCAACGAAGCAATATTGGAAAATTGAAACGAAGGATACATATACTTCGAAAGGTTGGGTCAATTCAGCAACGGAGCCTTCAATTCATAGGCCTTATGAGTTAGGAGAGACGATTGAATCTGATATAGCACCTGGAACAGAAGATGCATCGTTAGTGGCAAGTATTTATATGTCCCAGGCTTATCCTTTTATAATGCAACCATATGGAATCGAGCAGGTGGACTCAGAGGAGCCAATTACTTTATCGATGAATGATAGAAACCAAAAGCTGTATTCGGTTAATCAGGGCATTGAAGTACCTGTTGGAACTTATGATGTAACTTACAATGAGCCGATGTATAGCTTAAAAGCACTTAGGGAGACAGTGCCTACCAACTTAGAAGGACTATCTAGTGAATTCGATCGCTATTTGCAGCTTCCAGAAACATTACCTACTAGGGTAAAAGATTTGGCAAGTACTATTACTTCAAGAAGTGATAGTTTATATGATAAAGCTAAAGCAATTGAACGGTATTTCAGTCTAAGTGGCTTCAGTTATAATCAGGATATGGCTGCGATTCCAGAGGACGATACCGACTATGTTGATCAGTTTTTATTTGATACAAAGATAGGCTACTGTGATAACTTCTCGACTTCGATGGTTGTGTTATTGCGGTCTGAAGGAATTCCTGCACGTTGGGTGAAGGGCTTTGCTCCAGGAGAGGTAGTCGAACGTCAAAATGGTCTTCCGGTTTATGAGGTGACAAATAATAATGCCCATTCATGGGTAGAAGCTTATTTCCCGGGTGTAGGATGGATGACGTTTGAGCCAACTATTGGATTTTCGAATGCTGTCAATTTAAATTATGATGTAGACACTGAAAAAGATGAATTGGAAACACCTGAAAATACTCCAGAGGAAACTCCAAAAAAACCTCAAGCAGATAAAGAAGAGAAGGAAGTTTCTAAAGGTTTCACAGAAATCTTGAGTAAAATTGCCAAATGGGTATCTGATCATAAAGCGCTAATTTTTTGGACGATATTTGGTTTGGCTTTATTATCTATGATTGCATATCGCCATCGGAGAAAGTGGTTATCAAAAGTATTGATACCGGTTAACCGAATGCGGAAAAACGATTGGGATACGTTTGAAAAAATGTATCATCAGCTTTTAAAACAATTAGATGCATATGGAATGACAAGAGAGCAAGGACAGACGTTATCTGCATATGCAAAATATGTAGATGCAAGCTTTGGAGATTCGCATATGCGCAAATTAACGGCTGAATACGAAAAAGGTTTATATGGTAATAATCGAGAAGGTATAAATTATTTGTCGATGAGAGAAAGTTGGGAAAATTTAATCAATCAGCTTAGCGGTTGA